The Pseudomonas fluorescens genome includes a window with the following:
- a CDS encoding AI-2E family transporter, whose translation MINNDRLLVQILLLVLFGASLWVMAPFWSALFWGAVLAFASWPLMRLLTRWVNGRESLAAALLTVGWMLLVAVPLVWLGFNLADHVRDATAFIKDAQVDGLPEAPTWLAGVPLVGERLVGIWNSIDQQGAALMVSARPYLGQVGNWLLARSAQIGGGILELTLSIVFVFFFYRDGPRLAVFVHGLLERLIGDRAGYYIELVAGTVQRVVNGVIGTAAAQAVLALIGFLIAGVPGALVLGIVTFLLSLIPMGPPLVWIPATAWLAWKGEYGMAVFLGIWGTFIISGVDNVLKPYLISRGGNLPLVIVLLGVFGGLIAFGFIGLFIGPTLLAVAYSLLTDWSKSQAR comes from the coding sequence ATGATCAATAACGATCGGCTGTTGGTGCAGATCCTGCTCCTGGTGTTGTTCGGCGCAAGCCTCTGGGTCATGGCGCCGTTCTGGTCGGCGCTGTTCTGGGGGGCGGTGCTGGCGTTCGCCAGTTGGCCGCTGATGCGCCTGCTGACCCGCTGGGTCAATGGCCGCGAATCCCTGGCGGCGGCGCTGCTGACAGTAGGCTGGATGTTGTTGGTGGCGGTGCCGCTGGTGTGGCTGGGTTTCAACCTGGCCGACCATGTGCGCGATGCCACCGCGTTCATCAAGGACGCACAGGTCGACGGCCTGCCCGAAGCCCCGACCTGGTTGGCCGGTGTACCGCTGGTGGGCGAACGGCTGGTCGGCATCTGGAACAGCATCGACCAGCAGGGGGCCGCGCTGATGGTGTCCGCCAGGCCTTACCTGGGGCAGGTCGGCAACTGGCTGCTGGCGCGCAGTGCACAGATTGGTGGTGGCATACTCGAGCTGACCCTGAGTATCGTGTTCGTGTTCTTTTTCTATCGCGACGGCCCGCGCCTGGCGGTATTCGTCCACGGGTTGCTGGAGCGTCTGATCGGCGACCGGGCCGGTTACTACATCGAGCTGGTGGCCGGTACGGTGCAACGGGTGGTCAACGGCGTGATTGGCACCGCGGCGGCCCAGGCCGTGCTGGCGCTGATCGGCTTCCTGATCGCCGGGGTCCCGGGGGCGCTGGTGCTGGGTATCGTCACGTTCCTGTTGAGCCTGATCCCCATGGGGCCACCGCTGGTGTGGATCCCCGCAACGGCGTGGCTGGCGTGGAAGGGTGAGTACGGGATGGCGGTGTTCCTGGGCATTTGGGGCACGTTCATCATCAGTGGCGTGGACAACGTGCTCAAGCCTTACCTGATCAGCCGTGGCGGAAACCTGCCCTTGGTCATCGTGCTGCTGGGGGTGTTCGGCGGGTTGATTGCCTTCGGTTTCATCGGCCTGTTCATCGGCCCGACCCTGCTGGCGGTGGCGTATAGCCTGTTGACGGACTGGAGCAAAAGCCAGGCGCGGTAA
- the xopAW gene encoding EF-hand domain-containing protein, with protein sequence MIGSVSSYSTYTSTSSTATSSARSQQFQKELLSKLDSDGDGSVNQEELSTALSQKNDDGILVSLSDNFGDLDSDGSGDLSSEEMAAMAPPPPPPRSQAPNTELADALLSVLDTDGDGSVSSDELSNGLASTDSDADSQQVFSALDKNEDGTVSLDELAASLAPPPPPQQGSGEELFSQLDADGDATASELSSALQAGRRSDSSTEQANVSEALNRMIANLSRQYSLDNVATVGKHLNVAT encoded by the coding sequence ACCAGCAGTGCCCGCAGCCAGCAGTTTCAAAAGGAACTGCTGAGCAAGCTCGACAGTGACGGCGACGGTTCGGTCAATCAGGAAGAGTTGAGCACCGCCCTGTCGCAAAAAAACGACGATGGCATCCTGGTCAGCCTGAGCGACAATTTCGGCGACCTGGACAGTGACGGTAGTGGTGACCTGAGCAGCGAGGAAATGGCCGCAATGGCGCCACCACCTCCGCCGCCACGGAGCCAGGCGCCGAATACCGAACTGGCCGATGCGCTGCTCAGCGTCCTGGACACCGACGGTGATGGCTCGGTCAGCAGCGATGAGTTGAGCAACGGCTTGGCCAGCACGGACAGCGATGCCGACAGCCAGCAAGTGTTCTCGGCGTTGGACAAGAATGAAGACGGCACTGTCAGCCTCGACGAACTCGCCGCCAGCCTTGCACCACCGCCACCACCGCAACAGGGCTCCGGTGAAGAGCTGTTCAGCCAGCTCGATGCCGATGGCGACGCCACCGCCAGCGAACTGAGCAGCGCCTTGCAGGCCGGTCGCCGCAGCGACAGTTCCACCGAACAGGCCAATGTCAGCGAAGCGTTGAACAGAATGATCGCCAACCTCAGCCGACAATACTCGCTGGATAACGTCGCCACTGTAGGGAAACACCTGAACGTGGCGACCTGA